A genomic window from Motacilla alba alba isolate MOTALB_02 chromosome 6, Motacilla_alba_V1.0_pri, whole genome shotgun sequence includes:
- the CCNJ gene encoding cyclin-J, with amino-acid sequence MELEAQWWTGQLAADIHQALRYKELKLPSYKGQSPQLHLRRYFADLIAIVSNRFRLCPAARHLAVYLLDLFMDRYDISTQQLHVVALSCLLLASKFEEKEDSVPKLEQLNSLGCMTNMNLVLTKQNLLHMELLLLETFQWNLCLPTAAHFIDYYLSIAVHETDLHDGWPMVCLEKTKLYMAKYADYFLEVSLQDHEFLNYAPSLVATACVASSRIILRLSPTWPTRLHHLTAYSWDFLVPCIERLLIAHDNDVKEANKQKGQQAQSAQHAVFQPPAPSAQQASAQQHVPQYLQAHQSSLQYHHPASQQQSCQQILSSTHTASYPLQTCPAALQTSAQARGHVQTGAAMSLAVPLEVKPCISVSYNRTYQVNGRYSCIAPCFER; translated from the exons aTGGAGCTGGAGGCGCAGTGGTGGACAGGACAGCTGGCGGCCGACATCCACCAAGCGCTTCGATACAAG GAGCTAAAGCTGCCCTCTTACAAAGGCCAGTCTCCCCAGTTACACCTGAGAAGATACTTTGCAGACCTGATTGCCATTGTGAGCAACCGGTTCAGGCTGTGTCCGGCTGCGCGCCACCTGGCTGTGTACCTGCTGGACCTCTTCATGGACCGCTATGACATATCCACACAGCAACTGCACGTGGTCGCTCTGTCCTGTTTACTTTTAGCAA GtaaatttgaagaaaaggaagacagTGTTCCCAAACTTGAACAGTTGAACAGCTTGGGTTGTATGACTAACATGAATTTGGTACTAACAAAACAGAATTTGCTTCATATGGAGTTGTTGTTGCTAGAAACATTTCAGTGGAATTTGTGCCTCCCAACCGCTGCTCATTTCATCGACTATTATCTTTCTATTGCTGTCCATGAGACTGATCTTCATGATGGCTGGCCAATGGTTTGCTTAGAGAAGACTAAGTTATATATGGCAAAATATGCTGATTACTTTCTGGAAGTATCATTACAAG atcatgaatttttaaattacgCCCCTTCTTTAGTGGCTACTGCATGTGTAGCTTCTTCAAGGATTATCCTGCGTCTCTCACCCACGTGGCCCACGCGGCTTCATCACCTGACTGCCTACTCCTGGGACTTCCTGGTGCCATGTATTGAGCGACTCTTAAT TGCGCACGATAACGATGTGAAGGAAGCAAACAAGCAGAAAGGACAACAGGCTCAGTCTGCCCAGCATGCTGTGTTTCAGCCCCCAGCTCCAAGTGCCCAGCAGGCCAGTGCTCAGCAGCACGTACCACAGTACCTGCAGGCTCATCAGTCTTCGTTGCAGTACCACCACCCAGcatcacagcagcaaagctgccaGCAGATACTGTCATCCACTCACACAGCCTCTTACCCGCTTCAGACTTGCCCTGCTGCCTTACAGACCAGTGCTCAGGCTCGAGGCCACGTCCAGACGGGCGCTGCCATGTCGCTGGCTGTGCCACTGGAAGTGAAGCCATGTATAAGTGTCTCCTACAACCGGACATACCAAGTGAATGGACGATATTCCTGTATTGCTCCCTGCTTTGAGAGGTGA